The DNA window GTAAAACTAGATAAGCTACAGAACTAGATAAGACTATTcccacccgcccctgaaaatcaCTACTCTATATATCTTGAACGGGCTGAGAACTTAGCAAAATTTTTATTTCGTGCGGACAAGGGCGTTACGCTGCTAAAATTTCCTCTTCCCCGCCGGTGCCTCtccgcggcggctcggccctcCCCCTGCCGACACCTCTCCCCGGCGGCTCTCCTTCGCCACTGCGCCATCTCCTCTGCGGCGCTCCCTAGATGCGCCGGGCCTCCACTCCTCTCCGCTACCTCGTCATCGGCCTCCCTcggcccgccgcccgcccgcccgcctccCTCGACCCGCCGCCCACGCGCCTCCCTCGACCCACCGTCGTGCGCCTCTTGATCCGGCCCGCCGCCGAGCGCGCCTCCAGATCTGCGGCAGTGGccctctccttccctcccctcCGGCCCACGTCCTTCCTCTGCAGCAAGTGAGTCCTTGGTTATTTTCCTTTTGAATTATATAATGAATTAGTTAGTACATTAGTTAATGTATAAGTGAAAAAATATGAATATATGTGTTTTGTAATATGTGAAAGTGAATGTGACATGTGAATTTGTAGTGGAATTTCTTTTTATTTTGCCATTATAGTTAACTTTCATGTGAATTTTAATTGAATATATAAGGAATATGAGTGTAATTAGTGAATTTTCATGTGGATGCATTGTGATTTTGAAAATGTGAGTTAGTGAATTAGTGGATGTGAATTATTGAGAATGTGAAATAGTGCTGTTTGAGAATGTGAATTAGTCGATGTGTTTACATGGCTTGCCAAGGTAGTAAAATGCCTAGGTGGTACACCTCCTCACGTAGAAACCATGGAACACCAACAGTTCAAGAAACTAACAATCTCTTCTCTTTCAAAATACCAGCAAGAGGAGATCTAGGTACCATGGTTCCAATAGTTGCTAGTAGTAAAGAATCACCTATTCAGATGACTTAGATTTTGAGAAGCATGGTTATCTAATTCCAGACTTGTCATGGTTCAAAATTAGAGTGCTTCAACAAAATGAACATGATATTGTTAGTTTCTGTGAGAGACTTGCAAAAGAAAATTAAAATGACATGATATGTGAGTCCTTGTTAATTGGattgtgtcggtgttttaccggctgcccaccgagggatatacccaaggtggtaagttttggtgaggagacgccgagatcagaaactcgaaggtgcaaggaacacaaaagttagacaggtttgggccgcgatgtgcgtaataccctacatcctgtatggtggtttgtattgcctttggtgtagtttGATCTGTAGATCTTGTTTTgaaaggggtccctgccctcccttatatacccgagaggtcagggttataaagatactaaccaactccagctaaggaatcgtaccagaacatgtctcggatagattgcttctgtatcggttagctctatctcctacttaaacgggataaataagagataaacaagataaataagagataagacggacttaatctcttaaacctctttaaactatgttatgtacacagtctcctggccccgagtctgacaagctcctgagctcttcgtagctgagtactgcaggcttatcgagtactttcgaagtagtcttcggcttcttttgatgCTCCGtcctgaagttcttcttcgagtacttacttggctgcatcgaagctatgaggtgctcatgccccgaattatatctttgatatggtgtgcgattgaaaaaatcgcactccatatggagtagcccccgagccttaggttgaatcggagaatcaggctgagggtcaaattaagcttgaatcttccttacttactcttcgaataaattcaaaaaaataagtagtcgatgccacgtatcccgcagcccccgagccttgaatccaaatccctcagAATTGGAAATAAGAatccaaaaaccgtggcatgcaggttaaAAATGTCTACATGATAAGTTACCAATATGACGATACAAatgatgaaagttagatcatgaattcgaaaaaccccttttttgggataattaaccctgaaaaatgattaattgaatgttttatctaaacaatccaccaaatgaaccctcatcttctgaatattccctgaaacgactcttgaCCTTCGAAAAAGTAGAACTTTaccccaaccgctggttatttaaccccgcagtaactgccaagtaaaaactatgcttccaatctgcaatttgcTAAGAGCCACAAaaatccccaaatagagccaCACTCCGCCATCCTCTTCCTGAAGAAATCCCAATCCCCCCAGATCTCTCCggccctctccccgcagcccccgagcaactcgtcgcgagcggatccagagatggcgcccaagaaatcagagaaggaggggaagaagaaggaggcgcagccgtcgATCGGGGAGTGGacccacagtaagtgctccctcaacgatctgaATAGGCTAGTTTCTGAGGGATttctccaagacaagaatcttatCAATTGGCACCCCtcattccgtgaacctttccccatggaaaatgttgacgaaatcgtcacattttaccattttgccgaacggggattggccctcccctcttgttctttcttccgcggccttctttattattacgggcttgagctccatcacctcaacccaaactccatttgccatatttcgaTTTttatccacttctgtgaagccttcctcggaatcgaaccccactgggatcttttccgctttctcttccgcgtcaaaccacaacccacctcgaaaaatctttctgttgtagggggcgccggcatccaactgcgttagcaggccggcgacaagtacctgtcatataaattcccctccaaccttcccgggtggaaaaatcactggttttatgtcgaaaaccatgccccccaactcccagaaaagaTGAACAATCCAcctgtcgtgaggccagagtggaacatcGAACTGTCCAGggagacatggaccaagtcaaagaaTTGCTAGAAACCATAGAAGCTCATAAattgatgggagtgaccggcgcatccgtcaTGTTTTCCTTTCTCAAGCGTCGAGTCCAGCCCATCCAACTGCGCCACAagcttggattcgagtacacgggGACTGAAGATCCTTCTCACATGTGCATAGAGGAACTATCAGACGAAGCTGCACTCCTCCGAGTCTAGCGGGTGCTattggacgtggacgccgtgccttaCGTCCCAGGATTATTTTCCGTATGAAGTTCGTccaaaccggtgagtattcgactactttttgttgaagacaAACTCTATTATgccgctgctaactgaaaaccttctgcaggggcacacagaactgtaccgcagctacccgccgcaacctgaCATCCCCCGGctggaccacctcctccccagcgctgctgtcgaagcaaagagggctcgcatagcCCAGGCTCTGCACAGCAGCGAATCCACGGAGGACGAGAGCCCCCTGGTGGAgaaagaagccgaaggagaggcgagaagggacaactcctcggggccagccgtggagttgaccgaagctctGCCTTTGGTACCGCAGGGTCATCGGTTGGTGTGCAAGCGAAAAGCAGAAGCAATCGAATCTTCCAGGTATTGATTTGCTGCTTTGGTGAATTGCTAAACATCAATATTGTTACATGCTGACAGTATCCTTTTTGTAGTCCTTCCACCTCTTCACACAGGACCGAGCCCGAAGAGGTGGGAGCAGCTCCATCGGCCGCCACAGccatcaccatcgccgtggctgGGACCACGCCACCGGCTGGTgagaccccgccgccagcaacggaAACACCGCgacaggccttgcgggtgaaaaaggctgtcaaaaagaagtctacattgtaagtttgcatctggttgcaTAATAAACATTCTACTTTTTTCTGACTTGTATGATGACAGACTCGACTTCATTAGGGTTGCAAGCGCCATGAAGCTCCAGCTGAAACCAGCcacgactaccccagcccccgggtcatcGACCCGAGAAGAGTCTACAAGCACGGGGCCAATCACGGCTGCTCCAGCCCTCGAGGCGTCAGCTCCCGAAGGGTCGACGCCCGTGGAGCCAGCCCCCAAGgcagacgcgacgctgcccgacttgccgcctcccaagctccaacaaggcgaagccggagctggtggcgaggaacaagtcgaggcccctgatgccgctcctacagatggcacaggtaagcatctgaccgcccacggctaacTGCCGAGACCCAGTCGCAATATACTGAAAAACATTTGCACTTCCAGGTGCCTAGCAGACACCACCTGAAGAAGCCGCCGGGACATCAAAGGGTCCTGGTGAAATACTGAAGGCCGGGCCCGGGTACaagaatgtcatcaacaccgacctggtggatgacccaatgCTGACAGCCAACAACATAAGGACCTTCAAGAAAGCTTACAAGGAACTGTATGATTTTGCCATTGTAAGTCTCGAGTACTTGTCTGCTTGTATGCTTTGTCGAATAGTTTTGACTTGATCTCCTCTTTTGTGCAGGATGTGATCACTCACTCCCAGAAGAAATCAGAAAAACTGAAGAcagttgtgagtggtcaccaagaaCTTGCTGCCCTAGATaaacgcatatccgaagagctTATGAAGAATGGCTTGCTGGAGAGGAAGCTCCAGATGTTGGAGCACGAAAagactcgagagacatggctcctcaagaatgacctgcgaAACCTCAAGAAAGCCAATGCCGAGCTCCAACAGCAACTCGAGGAACAAAAGAAGGCACTCAAGGCACAAAAGAAtacgcaccaggagcagctcaaagagcaaaagaaagcgcaccaaggtaggccattgcttccctcgagtacttgcattTATCGATTTATCGTGGATTCTGAAAAACTCTTCACCatagaacttaggaaaatcttaatgtgtaaagaagagctgcttactgacgtgaagaacctactgtatcgccgtacagatgacgtcgagaggctgcagaaggtgatcggcgacactgaacaacagttcgtcgactgccttcagcaagtcaagacgctgggcgaaaaGGATGAGCAGcaacagaaggagctggaggacctcaggggggccgcccaggagctggtggacatggtgggtccactagaagaaggcgaagcaagccAGTGGCCCTTTCTAGAGCGACttcgtgaagccccgaagaaggtgctcaaaTTCCTCTCAGAAGCTCCGGTTGCGTGCGTCAGCAACGCCCTCGTAtttgtgaagtccttcttgcCAGATGCGCAactagagatatttgctcagggaATGGCGGCGGATTGCACCGAGGAACAATTcgacgagtacctccaagaagcccaacctgtagcagaacaaatagtacaaagtgtactgtaggattagggtgtaaaaaacaagtactcattcccctgtatatatattttatttgatgtctctacttgtgtgtgtgccttggctgaattggcGTCCAGGCTTAAAgactaagtagtagacactaccctgggtgcaacgaccctgaaggtagccatagatccaagtaggaactcatctaaTAAGTTAGCcacaacccgatcgagcgggtctaaattGTTAGGAAAGAAAGCGAGCGCCGTCGCGGGACTGCCGTGCGTAAGGCAGAAAAACgagactaccccgagtgcatcgactctggatgtagttgtggcactcaggtacttagtattgtcacacactagattttagtatgaagttgtgtgcaaaatatggtgaaagtgtgtttaaaaatttaaatgataaggaaaaagagtatttatataattataaattaataaaggtcctttagtgttaaatgggtaagtatgagaggtagaatttaaatgtatgagggttgttttgcaaaagtcaagaacttgtgtttaaatcgcaaatataggtgaaactacacataggatgtaaatgtagtgtagtttttaaataggatttatataaagtttagaaactttgctaagttttacattaatttcaaatccttttgataaaccctacacttttgcttttgggcccatttccatttgagctctggtttgaaagttaccaagacattacagcaaggtccctgcacttttggaaaatcacacgctagtcctcgtcttcttccccCAGCTCGGCTCCTCTGTTTCGTCTCTGCGCCACCCCGTCGCCTGCgtcggccatgtgccgcgcaccgcCACCCCGTGCCGCTCTGCACCAAGCCACGTGCCGCCTCAGCCCCAACGCCGCCGCTTCTCTGAACCCCGCTGGCCTTTCCCCGTCTTGCCACGCCGCCTGCCGTCTGCCCGAGCCGCTCCTCatcgccgctcgccgtcgctacAATCTGAccagcgccacctcctactCCCTGCAAACCCCACGTGTTGCTCCCTGGCCAGCCGCCGCCTTAATTCTCCCTGCTGCCGTCCTCCACGCGCGCCACGCAAACCCCACCGCTACCCGAGCTCCACCGCGGgcgccacgcacgccgtcgaCCCCCAACACTGCATCTCGCCCACTGTGCCCTCCTTAGTAACTTAAAGCACGTCTTGAGCTCCAAATGCATCCTCTCTTCTGCTCCTGCACCCACAATTTCACTACCATTTCTCTTTCCCGACCCCGCGCCttaccggacctccgccgctgccactgctcaccgtcgtcagccgACCCTGCTGCCTCCgagccccgatccagtgctactagagcaccgccgtgacccactggtgctcccaagctcatccaatttcatttccCCGCGCCTGAACATCATCTCCCACAGCGCCGGCAAGCTCAAGCCCACCGCCGCTcagcctcgccgccgacccgaCGTCACACTGTCCCTCAGCCCCAACCAAGGGTACtagcagcactacatcaacTCGCAGAAGTGATCTAGCTACTCCTGCACCACCCTTCGACACCAAAGCTAGCAGAACaccgcgccgccatcgccgtcgGTGAAAGCCCGaggtccacctcaccgtcgacgaccaCCCTCCACcccgtctccgaccaaattgggtATGGGAAACGCATCCCCACACTCCCGcgatgctcatgcgcgcccccTCCATCCCTGTTCgctggcccctcgccgggaacgtgagtgcgccgccacggccgccgccatctctcgccgccggccatgttcCACCGCTattcctcgagcacatcacccaccatcgtGATCAGCGGATCCTGTAGATCGTGTAGGACCTATTCCTACCTGCCCAGaacctcgccgccagcgagaaCATCTCGAACAGACACGCCGGCCGCCATCGTGGGCTgtcaaggacccaattgcaatttAGTTTTCTGCTTTAAGGTCCCATGTGCAAGAAACCGAGGACCTCTCTGCAAGACCCTTagctagtgttagctgtcaacttgtaaaattgatagcaAATTGTAGGgaactccaaaaattgtcaaaccagttttgttggaaactagaagtcaagctctacaactttggttaatagagtctggtttgaaactaaataattACAAAGTtatttaaaatttaaggaaacgggtatcttgggcataacttttgcatgtaatcttattttcttgtgatttttggtatgtagcttctttaggtcatgagtaagcttatgtaaaaatttcaagcttacttttgctctgtagtttaagttcttttaaacttttgcaaatcaaatttga is part of the Panicum hallii strain FIL2 chromosome 2, PHallii_v3.1, whole genome shotgun sequence genome and encodes:
- the LOC112881005 gene encoding uncharacterized protein LOC112881005, whose protein sequence is MRRASTPLRYLVIGLPRPAARPPASLDPPPTRLPRPTVVRLLIRPAAERASRSAAVALSFPPLRPTSFLCSKLDFIRVASAMKLQLKPATTTPAPGSSTREESTSTGPITAAPALEASAPEGSTPVEPAPKTPPEEAAGTSKGPGEILKAGPGYKNVINTDLVDDPMLTANNIRTFKKAYKELYDFAIDVITHSQKKSEKLKTVVSGHQELAALDKRISEELMKNGLLERKLQMLEHEKTRETWLLKNDLRNLKKANAELQQQLEEQKKALKA